AGGAAAAACATTAcgatcaaaaacaaaaactctcgACTACGAACCTGAAACACCGGATCAGCTACCAATATGGAATTTTGACGGCTCGTCAACAGGTCAAGCAACCGGTAAAAACAGTGATGTTTATTTACATCCAGTGGCCATTTTTCCTGATCCATTCAGAGAAGGTAAACATAAGCTTGTACTCTGCGAAACTTATACTTATGATCACAAGCCAACagaatcaaacaaaagaaaatcatGTAAATCTGTAATGGAGCTAGTGAAGGTACGCATAttatcaacattttaaaaagttgttaaaatttttgcgtaatatatttgatatttgctGAGCACATTAACACACGTTTTAAGTTAAAAGCAATTTACATATTTTCACATAACATGTTTATGCTGTTCTTGTCATATAATGATGCATAAAATATGTTATGCAATGTGCAATGCACCCCACATAACATATTTGTGTTaccttttttacttaaaaatcaaGTAATAAATCCAAATTAAATCGCAAAGATGTTATTACcataatatttcattaatttaggACTCTCATCCTTGGTTTGGCCTAGAGCAAGAGTATTCTTTACTTGATCGTGATGGACAGCCACTTGGGTGGCCAAAAGGTGGTTATCCGGCTCCTCAGGGACCATACTACTGCGCTGTTGGCACTGGAAAAGTCTTTGGAAGAGAGGTGATGGAAGCTCATTACAGAGCATGTCTTTACGCGGGATTAAAAATAGCTGGAGAAAATGCTGAAGTTATGGCATCACAGGTTTCTGAAGTTATCTgtcttctttcttttaaaataaattactcattataaatttatgttgtttgactgttcaatattgttttgtttagtgGGAATTTCAAATTGGACCTTGCGAGGGAATTGAAATGGGAGATCAATTATGGGTAGCTCGGTACTTGCTTGAACGAGTTGCTGAAGATTTTGGAATTGTTGTTACACTAGACCCTAAACCAATTTCTGGAGATTGGAACGGTGCTGGTTGTCACTCAAACTTCAGGTTTTATTagagtttcttttaaagtaaatggtagttgattaaaaatgatgtttttaaaatattttgtttaactttataaagGTATAGTATATTTTCGTTTTATACAGAAATATAgtattataatacatataatatataatgtatgctttataaaataaattaaatttaaatattcttaaatataaaaatttctttaataacaatatttgaaCGTATTtattgtttctatattttaagCGACCAGTTTTTAAAGTTCCCTTATGTTTTATAGTTTACTagaaaactaaattataaaatgatttttttttattacttagcACACTGGAGATGCGAAAAGAAGGGGGACTTAAAAAGATATATGAAGCAATTGATTGGTTATCCAAGAACCACAAACATCACATTCGATGCTATGATCCAGCTGGGGGTAAAGATAACGAAAGACGTTTAACTGGACATCATGAAACTTCTACGATACACGACTTTTCTCATGGAGTTGCGAATCGCGGGTGTAGTATTCGAGTGCCGCGACAATGTGCTGAAGAAGGATACGGTTACTTAGAAGATCGAAGACCTGCATCAAATTGCGATCCTTACGTTGTCACAGAAGCACTTGTAAGGACAATAATTTTAAACGAAATAGTTGatgaatgaaattttttttaacgaaaatgAGTAAAACTTATAGTTTGGACTATTCaaagtaatttgaaaattttttagtttgtaatCAGATTATTTATGTCTCTTTTAAGCATAAAAACGTAGTCTATTCTTTAAGCTCTACTAGACGCGCACGAtcatataaatttcataaattattttcaatatattttaaaaataaggacctcaagtattttaagtttagtGGAAATAAGgctttaatgtatttttaaattttttgaatttgacatTTGGCAGTAtacacaatttattttttaatatcttttattttttgtgtgtgttttgtaattatttttgtttacttaccCAATGTAAATGTATGGTTTCTAGGActtgttgtattttttgtaaaataaaatcagatttaaatttacctatattatattctaaaaataCTCCTTTTAAAGGTCGCTTGAGTCTcaaagtttcaatttttctgATATTTATCTAGACgatatttcttacttttttGCAAGAAAAAGTTCAAGAATACATTCAAACTTCCCGACCTTTCAATCAAATGATTTACTTTTTGACAACCGAAATGGTTTTTGCATTTTATCTCTGGTTTTTAACAGTATAAACTGAAGGTTTTTAACATGGgattaacttatttaaactattaagcataatttaaatataaatagctgGGGCAAGATTAAAACATAATAGGCcggttaaataaaaaaagcgactgcttttactcagtaattggtcaacTTTACGTGTGtaaaaactttagtaatttTCGTGAAACTTTTACTCACGTAAAACTAAACAATTACTCAGCGTTTTTGGAGTAAATTGCctagctttacgtgaataaaaatttcaacgagtttgctaaaatatttattcacgtaaagctaaACAATTACTCAAAAAACGctaagtaaaagcaattgcttttttttattcacccgacCTAAATTGTCTTATCGCCCCACAATTTATAAGATTGAAATTTACAAGATTGAAATGGAAGatggtaagtttttttttaaggaatcaaaaacaaaaaaatgattggcATACTTTACTAGCGCTGGAAATGTTGAAGTGTTAACGTTTTTGAATAAGCTAATGAATCTCGGAACTAAACGGTAAATTTTCGCGAGGTTAACGAAAGGGAACGGAGCACTTTAATGTTTTGGAAACATTcgcttactttttaatttaccgTTGTCATCTCGTTGTAacgataaataaaaaaatctaatctcgCTTCATTTCGAGACAAAACGagattttatttacttgtttttataatatgtagttatatgtttatataattataattttatattataatgtatgtattatatacttatataattataatttcacataataatttttgtaatgattGTTACGGAAACAATTCCCTCTGGACAATAATTTCTAACAATATTTCAGAATAATTATTAGCTATTGCGGAAAAAGTAATTTCCTATGGAGGATTACATGGAAAATGACtggtaatatatttatataatatattatattatagattatattatacatacataatataatctATAATACAAAATACTGCAGCTAAATTTACAGTCAGTATTAAGTGCAATATTGAGACAGAATGGGACACTTATATGTGTATGAGTAGATTAAAAACAGACAAGTGGTGCAATACATTAGAATAGTGAAAAATTAAGAAGGATGTATTTCCTTTACTGGCAGAACAAGCTCGACGTTGGTTGTGCATACCCACCTCCTCTACAACCTCTTGTATACCCGCCTCCTCAACCAACCTGAGTCTTCTCAGCAAGCAGGCAAATCGTTACTAAACAAACAAAGCTTTAGCCCGAGTTTGTTGACAAGttgatttacttaaaaacatttatttcttaaaaacacttttttaagtttttacgttCAAAAGTTAacagattatttaaaatttctcaatGTATTAAGAaattagagatttttttaagaCGACCATTACAAAAATGTCATATtggtgcggccgtggcgcagtggttagagcgcttgctttataagcaggagatccaggttcgaaacgagctctggacaaattttcgcgtcacggtaaggaaggaggcgtgaacttcctggttaaatgcacttccgcggtgttcTATgacaagaccgtaaggacttcctgggacacctaaaaaaaaaaaaaatatcctaaataaaacacttttttaacatttaagtaaCTACCATCTTAAAAAAAGTGATATGAAGAAATAAGTGACAAATCAAAATATGTCTGAGATCCAACCTGCCAGAGGATCATCCAGTAGAAGGTCCAATGAGTACTGATGCTGATTGGGTCCAATTTCCTGTTATAAAGTAAATATGAAACTtcataatttctaattttatgtATTGTTAGTATACGAGCATAAAAAGCATAATGAAGCgttgattttttcttaaaataaagtttacaaaaatcgAGTTACGATAAACTTATATGAAAATTTCGAAAACTCCAATGTATCTGATTTAATtggttgaaaatttattaatctaaTGGAACGCTGAGGCGATAGCATCTTATTAATGCGATAGTTTCCAACTTGACGCCAAACTTGAAAACAATGGCTGAGATAAGATGAGAATAATGCAGAATAAACATTCTGTAACTTTATAAACATAATGACGAATTATTAAAAGCATACCTTTAGCTCGAGATGTGAAAGTTTCATGAAAGATTGCAATCAATTAATACACCAAGATATTCAATAACTCTCGAAGGATATGGCCATTCATTATTAATTTGGATTTtggttatattattttaaaataaatttttctgtttCTGAGATGAAAAAAAGCTTAATATGTCTTAACACCGAAAAGTATTTTCGGTGTTAAGACATATTAAGTTAGCATTTAACCAATCTACTATACCTTTTAGATCCGAATTTACACTTTTACAAAATGATGCGATTTGTTGGTGTGCAAGAAATTTCTATCATCAACAAAAAGATAAACTCACGAGAAGTGAACAGAGTTATTTAGGTTGTTagatagattaaaaaaaagaggaccaagaacagaaccttgaggaacactaCGCAAAACTGATTTATTAATAGAATTACAACCATTAAtacttacaaattgttttcaatttgaaaGATAATATAGAAACCAATCATTAACAATCCCGTGAATTACATAATGTTCTAATTTAGAAGTGAGAATTCTATGGTAAACGGTACAGAAAAcgtttgtaaattaataaaaacgcCACAAACGAAATGGCCAGTATCAAGAGCTTTCctaattttttctgttatactTATTAATACATGGCAAGTAGAATGTTTAGATCGAAAACCAAGGTAGGTCAATAGTAAGTGAATGAAAGTTTagagctatttttaaatattggaataacgcaaaataatttcaaaatatcaggAATTGTCCCATTCATGAATGAgctattaaatagtttagaaagaatatttgaaaatttatagttaaaaggtttatttaaattctaaatttatagTCTAAAAGGATGTTTGCGGGAATGCTGTTTTGACTatacaatttttgaataaaacataattttcagGAGTATTtgttaaagataataataaactatgtaaatttggatatttaaaattttaatagcaaACGTAAGGAGAATGAATGAATATTTGGATTTGAATGAATATTTGGATTTAAATGAATGTTTGGATTTGAATAAATATTGGATTTGAGTTTATAAgcaacatttgttaaaatagtGTTAAATGATTCAGAGATTAGAGTCAGGTCAGTTATATAAGTTTCATTTTCTTGCAAACAGTGATGgtttattaaaatcaacatttttgacatttattaaaatgttaaaaaaatgttgatgcCTTTCTAAAGTTTGCAAAGATTATTTTGAGAAAAGTGTTGGATTTTTTAACTATGTAGGGGAGAATAGAGAGAAGCGGGAACCGTAAATTTTTTTAGGGTAATtacaataccttttttatttgatgtataaaCTGAACCAAACAAGTGTTTATGAATAAACCTTCTTTTTAGACACCAATTTAATCCCCCTAGGTTTTGAGCCaattataattaagtattaaaattttccattgGGGTAAAGTGGGACAAGTGTGAGTAGAAGTgggacaaataaatttaaaacaacattttaacacaaattattaaatagaaactgataaaatcttaaaatcacCTAATCgacataaaaattttcaagaccTTTCaccaattaaaataatcaaatggcGACGGGAAGAAGCGGGGAGTaagtatttcttttttctgtgtCACATCATCCcaatttaaacacattttaaggtacatttcaaaattaaggCTTCTTGCGCATGCAGGAAAACAAAGCAATTTCTGCTAAATAGAAggaaagaaatttaattgtttacattaaataacagTATTTATGGCACTACTCGTAATTAGAAATTTCAGGCTGTCCCACTTCTCCCGTGTCCTACTCACTCTCCCTTATAATTAATGTCATTATCACATGTTTATATCtcttaaaatactttaaaatactaaaatattttataattcctTTTGTAATCTATGGTTTGAATGGGAgtttaaagcatttgatacttgttttttaagtttggaATAGCGATCTAAAATCAATGTTGTGTCAgtaataaatgtttgtaaacATATGTTAGTATCATTAGACTTCATAACGTCATCCagtcaatttttgataaatcagatttaaagttttctttattgaaGTTTTCAAAACTCCTGCTATATAAATTGCGCCCGtgtgatataaataatttattgaaattgcGACAAAAGTGAGGTAAGTGATCAGAAACAGAAGTTGTCGAGTTtcctaaaataatttcattaacatttattaattttaaattagcaGTTTGTATCGTGCTAAAACAGTAATGTCTCTGTATACTTTTTGcttagcaattaaaaaaagtactttaagcCATAACTTTGCccttctttgaaaattttattttcacaaaaaataggCAGAGCGGTGATAACTTCTCTCAGGTCATTCTCAGACACACCTATCCAAAAATGGTCCCAACCTCAATTTTGAGGACCAAAAAAACGACCTATTGGACATTAATCTGCAAGGTCTCTTGTATCACcagatgtaaaaattaaaattttatctctATAGCCAAAGgagaaaaacacatttaaagttttatagctCTTTTCGCTACTGATTGGAGCTCCGTTGtaaatctattttgttttttttttcacttttgggttatggagtttttaaaaaatatcaaaaactctTTACATATATGTGTTGGCTATAACCTGACAAAAAATCAGCTCTTTAACACTTGTGGTTTGTGTACAGGGACCTAAAGTATAGAGTATAGCACTAAAACCTCTTCAAAAAGAGACAACGGatgcttaaagtttttattataacctTATTATTGACTatgaaagtttcaaaatttaatagaatGAAGCCTTGGCATGTATcttttaggcaaaaaaaaaatgagcaaGATATCTTTTATCTGTGAAAAGATATAGCTCTTAAAGTAGAAACCTCGCCTTTGAAAAAGCGGCCAAAATGTAGCagttttttgtggtttttatgtcttttaaagattcaaagttacattaaataactaatCTAGTAACAATACGAGGTGACTAGTGGATATGGGATTCTATGGTTGTTAGACATCACATCTGTGTGTACTTTGTCTGCAAAAAGAGTGCTTTTTTTGACCTTGTTTGTACAAAAGTAGGAGCAAAAAATACatagagaaatttttttctagttgtTCTGAATTTAAAACgcataaaaacatctttttgttttagtagatataataacaacttttttcatattgtaaaaattatgtttgaatcgtaaattcaaaattagttaatttataaaataatttcagtaTTAATGTtagaatcaagttttttttatataaatcaaaaatgcATAACCTTgttgtgctttttttttgttttgaagtatCTCATAGACCTCCTATCTTTTATTGCTCTGACC
This genomic interval from Hydra vulgaris chromosome 01, alternate assembly HydraT2T_AEP contains the following:
- the LOC136075417 gene encoding glutamine synthetase-like, with translation MENYKGLNQSILNKYMELDTKGKIQANYIWIDGSGKTLRSKTKTLDYEPETPDQLPIWNFDGSSTGQATGKNSDVYLHPVAIFPDPFREGKHKLVLCETYTYDHKPTESNKRKSCKSVMELVKDSHPWFGLEQEYSLLDRDGQPLGWPKGGYPAPQGPYYCAVGTGKVFGREVMEAHYRACLYAGLKIAGENAEVMASQWEFQIGPCEGIEMGDQLWVARYLLERVAEDFGIVVTLDPKPISGDWNGAGCHSNFSTLEMRKEGGLKKIYEAIDWLSKNHKHHIRCYDPAGGKDNERRLTGHHETSTIHDFSHGVANRGCSIRVPRQCAEEGYGYLEDRRPASNCDPYVVTEALVRTIILNEIVDE